In Erigeron canadensis isolate Cc75 chromosome 6, C_canadensis_v1, whole genome shotgun sequence, the following are encoded in one genomic region:
- the LOC122603625 gene encoding protein TIC 22-like, chloroplastic, protein MNSSSSTKPPKFNLQTTLNKLQTQFSSFFFQNLNTHKTNFLNPNNPTNFTFELTNTTNQTNPFLLSFAKNPLWARISNDNKAVAFGGGMKDEDIEQRLAGVPVYALSNSSEEFVVVSGQDPVKSLGLLCFKEEDAQTLLGQMKSMDPRMRPGSKVVPVALSMVFQLKVNGVSFRFIPESSQIKNAIEERRKAGISDDSFSGVPVFQSRSLVLRSQNRRYRPAFFRKEDLEKSLAKASVQQKHLNPALRVGDLEVAVLEDIIHGMKDDSTTVWDDVVFIPPGFDVSTDASRQ, encoded by the exons atgaattcatcatcatcaacaaaaccCCCAAAATTCAACCTCCAAACAACCCTTAACAAACTCCAAACTCAATTctcatcttttttctttcaaaacctCAATACTCACAAAACCAATTTCTTAAACCCTAATAATCCCACCAATTTCACTTTTGAATTAACAAACACCACTAACCAAACAAACCCTTTTCTTCTATCTTTTGCCAAAAACCCTTTATGGGCCAGAATCAGCAATGATAATAAAGCTGTTGCCTTTGGTGGGGGGATGAAAGATGAGGATATCGAACAACGGTTGGCCGGTGTGCCGGTTTATGCTCTCAGTAATTCTTCTGAGGAGTTTGTTGTGGTGTCGGGTCAGGACCCGGTAAAGTCGTTGGGGTTGTTGTGTTTTAAAGAAGAAGATGCTCAGACATTGCTTGgacagatgaaatctatggatCCTAGAATGCGGCCCGGGTCTAAAGTTGTTCCGGTTGCTCTTAGTATG GTTTTCCAGCTTAAAGTTAATGGAGTATCCTTTAGGTTTATTCCAGAGTCGTCACAGATAAAGAATGCAATTGAG GAAAGACGCAAGGCTGGTATATCGGATGACAGCTTTTCTGGTGTTCCTGTTTTCCAG TCAAGGAGTTTGGTGCTAAGGAGCCAAAACAGAAGGTACCGTCCTGCGTTTTTCAGAAAG GAGGACCTTGAAAAGTCTTTAGCAAAAGCTTCTGTTCAGCAAAAGCATTTGAATCCTGCCCTTAGGGTGGGTGATCTTGAG GTTGCTGTTCTTGAGGACATAATACATGGGATGAAG GATGATTCTACTACTGTTTGGGATGATGTTGTTTTTATCCCTCCTGGTTTTGATGTTTCAACTGATGCATCCAGGCAATAA